In one Lolium rigidum isolate FL_2022 chromosome 3, APGP_CSIRO_Lrig_0.1, whole genome shotgun sequence genomic region, the following are encoded:
- the LOC124697186 gene encoding probable purine permease 11, whose product MAEIQLQIAGVLRGPEDAGEDGQLADNDKGSSPSTAARLTSERLQWWALVLVNIVFVVAGESVATLLGRIYYDQGGASLWMATVVQSCGTPLAIPLLLYFRRPKSSTVARPPLRKISAIYAGFGVLLAGSNLMHSYGLLYLPMSTYSLICATQLSFNAVFSYLLNKHKFTALVLNSVVVISFSAALVGVGHASDGTNSSVPQGKFLAGFLLALSASAIFSLVLSLTQLTFDKVLRSGTFHDAVKMQFWSNTAAACVSVAGLFISGEWSTLAGEMHGYKKGKVSYAMNLVWTAISWQLTMTGMMGLVAAVSSLFTNVISTAGMALSPVIAVIFLRDRMDGTKVLAMLIAVWGFLSYVYQSYLDGVKLKKILPSCESRPQTTARGT is encoded by the exons ATGGCTGAAATTCAGCTGCAGATCGCAG GTGTCCTACGTGGGCCAGAAGATGCCGGGGAAGATGGACAGTTAGCTGACAATGACAAGGGCTCATCTCCTTCAACCGCGGCGCGGTTGACATCGGAGCGCCTACAATGGTGGGCGCTCGTCCTTGTGAACATCGTGTTCGTCGTCGCTGGAGAGAGCGTGGCGACGCTCCTCGGCAGGATCTACTACGACCAGGGCGGCGCTAGCTTGTGGATGGCGACGGTGGTGCAGTCCTGCGGCACGCCCCTCGCCATCCCGCTGCTCCTCTACTTCCGTCGGCCCAAGTCCTCCACGGTGGCCCGGCCGCCGCTCCGAAAGATATCGGCGATCTACGCCGGTTTCGGGGTCCTCCTGGCCGGCAGCAACTTGATGCACTCCTACGGCCTTCTGTACCTGCCAATGTCCACGTACTCTCTCATCTGCGCGACCCAGCTCTccttcaacgccgtcttctccTACTTGCTGAACAAGCACAAGTTCACCGCCCTCGTACTCAACTCCGTCGTGGTGATCAGCTTCTCCGCCGCGCTCGTCGGCGTGGGCCACGCCTCTGACGGGACCAACAGCAGCGTGCCGCAGGGGAAGTTTCTGGCCGGGTTCTTGCTGGCGCTGTCGGCATCCGCGATCTTCTCCCTGGTCCTGTCCTTGACGCAGCTCACGTTCGACAAGGTGCTCAGGAGCGGCACCTTCCACGACGCGGTGAAGATGCAGTTCTGGAGCAACACTGCCGCGGCCTGCGTGTCGGTGGCCGGGCTCTTCATCTCGGGGGAGTGGAGCACGCTGGCCGGGGAGATGCATGGTTACAAGAAAGGCAAGGTGTCCTACGCCATGAATCTGGTATGGACGGCCATATCGTGGCAACTGACCATGACGGGCATGATGGGGCTCGTCGCGGCGGTGTCGTCGCTCTTCACCAACGTGATCAGCACCGCGGGTATGGCTCTGTCACCAGTCATCGCGGTTATCTTTCTCCGTGACCGGATGGACGGGACCAAGGTTCTAGCAATGCTCATAGCTGTATGGGGGTTCTTGTCGTACGTTTACCAGAGCTACCTTGATGGTGTCAAGCTTAAGAAGATACTACCTAGCTGCGAAAGCCGACCACAAACAACAGCCCGCGGAACGTGA
- the LOC124700244 gene encoding BTB/POZ and MATH domain-containing protein 2-like: protein MSSFAGLSVVTNGKHCTTTAIDAGMGSGYHLLVVKDYLRTVQEVPNGKSIFSGHFMVGGHKWRISYHPNGKQPSCADFISLGLCLVDDDIEEPVKAKFVFSFVDQVEKQKAKEIFAIKSCSFSVKSCFWGLFKFMKRDALERSAHLKADCFTIRIDIMVCNNLTTQQNVVGTLSGIGQHFKILLQDKVGCDVTFEVSGETFLAHRCVLAARSKVFRAQFFGPMAQGITSSAIQIKDMDAKVFAAMLSFIYSDSFPQMEENKAQAVQGQEEEAAKLVTWLQDLFVASDRYDIQHLKFLCEKKLFNLIGVTSVACTLALAERHNCHGLKDGCLTFIQVQSPKCLEKVMETDGWELIVTTYPSILKEIIAKVASNQKDNKRKYESM from the coding sequence ATGTCATCATTCGCCGGTCTCTCCGTTGTCACCAACGGAAAGCACTGCACCACGACGGCCATCGATGCCGGCATGGGCAGTGGGTACCACCTGCTTGTGGTCAAAGACTACTTGCGCACCGTACAAGAGGTGCCCAACGGCAAGAGCATCTTCTCTGGGCATTTCATGGTAGGAGGACATAAATGGCGCATCAGCTACCACCCAAATGGCAAGCAGCCAAGTTGTGCCGACTTCATTTCTCTCGGTCTTTGCCTTGTCGACGACGATATTGAAGAGCCTGTGAAGGCGAAGTTCGTGTTTAGCTTCGTCGACCAGGTTGAGAAGCAAAAGGCAAAGGAAATTTTTGCAATTAAATCATGCAGCTTCTCTGTCAAAAGTTGTTTTTGGGGCCTCTTCAAGTTTATGAAAAGAGATGCACTTGAACGGTCAGCTCATCTAAAGGCTGATTGTTTCACCATCAGGATTGACATCATGGTCTGCAATAATCTCACCACACAACAGAACGTCGTTGGCACCCTGTCTGGCATAGGCCAACATTTCAAAATTCTACTTCAAGATAAGGTGGGTTGTGATGTCACATTTGAGGTCAGTGGTGAGACGTTCCTTGCACACCGGTGTGTGCTTGCAGCCCGATCTAAAGTTTTCAGGGCACAGTTCTTTGGCCCCATGGCACAGGGTATCACGTCCAGTGCCATACAGATCAAAGACatggatgcaaaagtgtttgcggcTATGCTTAGCTTCATCTACTCAGACTCGTTTCCTCAGATGGAGGAGAACAAAGCACAAGCTGTCCAAGGACAAGAAGAGGAAGCAGCAAAGCTTGTTACGTGGCTGCAGGACTTGTTTGTAGCGTCAGACAGATATGATATCCAGCACCTCAAGTTCTTATGTGAAAAGAAGTTGTTCAACCTCATAGGTGTGACCTCCGTGGCCTGCACTCTAGCTCTAGCTGAGCGACACAACTGCCACGGATTGAAGGATGGGTGCTTGACGTTTATCCAAGTCCAATCTCCCAAGTGTTTGGAAAAGGTAATGGAGACTGATGGCTGGGAGCTTATAGTTACGACCTATCCCTCTATTTTGAAGGAGATCATTGCCAAGGTTGCGTCCAATCAGAAGGACAACAAGAGGAAGTATGAGAGTATGTAA
- the LOC124700246 gene encoding BTB/POZ and MATH domain-containing protein 2-like, with amino-acid sequence MSSFAGLSVVTNGKHCTTTAIDAGMDSGYHLLVVKDYLRTVQEVPNGKSIFSGHFMVGGHKWRISYHPNGKQPSCADFISLGLRLVDDDVEEAVKAKFMFSFVDQVEKQKPKEFFANQTCIFPVKGYCWGSLKFMKRDALERSAHLKADCFTIRIDIMVCNDLTTQQDVVGTLSGIGQHFKILLQDKVGCDVTFEVSGETFLAHRCVLAARSKVFRAQFFGPMAQGITSNAIQIKDMDAKVFAAMLSFIYSDSFPQMEENKAQAVQGQEEEAAKLVTWLQDLFVASDRYDIQQLKFLCEKKLFDLIGVSSVACTLALAERHNCHGLKDACLTFIQVQSPKCLEKVMETGGWELIVTTYPSILKEIIAKVASNQKDKKRKYESM; translated from the coding sequence ATGTCATCATTCGCCGGTCTCTCCGTTGTCACCAACGGAAAGCACTGCACCACGACGGCCATCGATGCCGGCATGGACAGTGGGTACCACCTGCTTGTGGTCAAAGACTACTTGCGCACCGTACAAGAGGTGCCCAACGGCAAGAGCATCTTCTCTGGGCATTTCATGGTAGGAGGACATAAATGGCGCATCAGCTACCACCCAAATGGCAAGCAGCCAAGTTGTGCCGACTTCATTTCTCTCGGTCTTCGCCTTGTCGATGACGATGTTGAAGAGGCTGTGAAGGCCAAGTTCATGTTTAGCTTCGTCGACCAGGTTGAGAAGCAAAAGCCAAAGGAATTTTTTGCAAATCAAACATGCATCTTCCCCGTCAAAGGTTATTGTTGGGGCTCCTTGAAGTTTATGAAAAGAGATGCCCTTGAACGGTCAGCTCATCTAAAGGCTGATTGTTTCACCATCCGGATTGACATCATGGTCTGCAATGATCTCACCACACAGCAGGACGTCGTTGGCACCCTGTCTGGCATAGGCCAACATTTCAAAATTCTACTTCAAGATAAGGTGGGTTGTGATGTCACATTTGAGGTCAGTGGTGAGACGTTCCTTGCACACCGGTGTGTGCTTGCAGCCCGATCTAAAGTTTTCAGGGCACAGTTCTTTGGCCCCATGGCACAGGGTATCACGTCCAATGCCATACAGATCAAAGACatggatgcaaaagtgtttgcggcTATGCTTAGCTTCATCTACTCAGACTCGTTTCCTCAGATGGAGGAGAACAAAGCACAAGCTGTCCAAGGACAAGAAGAGGAAGCAGCAAAGCTTGTTACGTGGCTGCAGGACTTGTTTGTAGCGTCAGACAGATATGATATCCAGCAGCTCAAGTTCTTATGTGAAAAGAAGTTGTTCGACCTCATAGGTGTGAGCTCCGTGGCCTGCACTCTAGCTCTAGCTGAGCGACACAACTGCCACGGATTGAAGGATGCGTGCTTGACGTTTATCCAAGTCCAATCTCCCAAGTGTTTGGAAAAGGTAATGGAGACTGGTGGCTGGGAGCTTATAGTTACGACCTATCCCTCTATTTTGAAGGAGATCATTGCCAAGGTTGCGTCCAATCAGAAGGACAAGAAGAGGAAGTATGAAAGTATGTAA